In Persicimonas caeni, a single window of DNA contains:
- the mtnP gene encoding S-methyl-5'-thioadenosine phosphorylase, which yields MSDIYSHLGDERVPIGVIGGSGLYEMDGLEIIEEREVDTPFGKPSAPITIAKVEGRRVAFLPRHGQHHEYVASTVPYRANIWALKELGVFWLVTVSAVGSLKEEIVPGEHFVIPDQIIDKTYRRPNTLYKDVAVHVGLSYPFHPMMREIVLGACRDEGIETHDGGTYVCMEGPAFSTKAESELHRQWGASLIGMTAMPEARLAREAEMCYATIALPTDYDVWYESDHVDIGEVMANMKRNISNVRGVLRRVIPSIPLEQEADCDASHALQYAIVTHPEAISESSLEQFRLTLGKYIES from the coding sequence ATGAGCGACATCTACTCCCACCTTGGCGACGAGCGTGTCCCGATCGGCGTGATCGGCGGCAGCGGCCTTTACGAAATGGACGGCCTCGAAATCATCGAGGAGCGCGAGGTCGACACGCCCTTCGGCAAGCCGAGCGCGCCGATCACCATCGCCAAGGTCGAAGGTCGACGCGTGGCGTTTTTGCCGCGCCACGGGCAGCACCACGAGTACGTCGCTTCGACGGTGCCCTATCGGGCCAATATCTGGGCGCTCAAAGAGTTGGGAGTCTTCTGGTTGGTCACCGTCAGCGCGGTGGGCTCGCTCAAAGAGGAGATCGTGCCCGGCGAGCACTTCGTCATCCCCGACCAGATCATCGACAAGACCTACCGACGCCCGAACACCCTCTACAAGGACGTGGCCGTGCACGTGGGGTTGAGCTATCCGTTCCACCCGATGATGCGTGAGATTGTGTTGGGCGCGTGCCGCGACGAAGGGATCGAGACCCACGACGGCGGCACCTACGTGTGCATGGAGGGCCCGGCGTTCAGCACCAAGGCCGAAAGTGAGCTGCACCGCCAGTGGGGCGCCAGCCTCATCGGCATGACCGCGATGCCCGAGGCCCGCCTCGCCCGTGAAGCCGAGATGTGCTACGCGACCATCGCCCTGCCGACCGATTACGACGTGTGGTACGAGTCCGATCACGTCGACATCGGCGAGGTCATGGCCAACATGAAACGAAACATTTCCAACGTGCGCGGCGTCTTAAGGCGGGTGATCCCGAGCATCCCGCTGGAGCAGGAAGCCGATTGCGACGCCAGCCACGCTTTGCAGTACGCGATCGTGACCCATCCGGAGGCGATTTCGGAATCTAGCCTGGAGCAGTTCCGTTTGACGTTAGGAAAGTATATCGAATCATGA
- a CDS encoding anti-sigma factor family protein, producing the protein MTSNCKDAHEHGGEKRCNGALKHLVDYLEGELDQSERDALEAHFSDCSPCMRFLETYRSTGKICKSALEREMPAQMKQSLLEFLRTQTKTGS; encoded by the coding sequence ATGACATCGAATTGCAAGGACGCCCACGAACACGGCGGCGAGAAACGCTGCAACGGGGCACTGAAACACCTGGTCGATTACCTCGAAGGCGAGCTCGACCAGTCCGAGCGCGATGCCCTCGAGGCGCACTTTTCGGATTGCAGTCCGTGCATGCGCTTTTTGGAGACCTACCGCTCGACGGGCAAGATCTGCAAGAGTGCGCTCGAGCGCGAGATGCCCGCGCAGATGAAGCAATCACTGCTCGAGTTTCTGCGCACGCAAACCAAGACAGGCTCTTGA